The proteins below come from a single bacterium genomic window:
- a CDS encoding tyrosine-protein phosphatase, which translates to MKLNWVPAGKGRMALGHRPKLRSIPYLPAEGCAFVVTLLSRKEGAVEIGSLVRDSGIQWIWIPLANGNPPPQTIPDGLNEVQAAIQAGASVFVHCSAGMHRTGMIAFAVLRRIGYSEVASLELIKAMRLETYAALTQKHIDWGNSTVKINEEP; encoded by the coding sequence ATGAAACTCAACTGGGTTCCGGCCGGAAAAGGGAGAATGGCGCTGGGACACCGTCCGAAGCTTCGTTCAATTCCCTATCTTCCTGCCGAAGGTTGTGCGTTTGTCGTAACGCTGCTTTCCAGAAAGGAGGGCGCTGTGGAAATCGGCAGTCTGGTGCGCGACTCCGGCATTCAGTGGATCTGGATTCCTCTGGCAAACGGCAATCCGCCGCCTCAAACAATTCCGGATGGACTTAACGAAGTTCAAGCAGCAATCCAGGCTGGCGCTTCTGTTTTTGTGCATTGTTCGGCCGGAATGCATCGAACAGGGATGATCGCTTTTGCCGTGCTTCGCCGCATCGGATACTCAGAAGTGGCATCACTGGAACTGATCAAAGCAATGCGCCTCGAGACATATGCGGCGTTAACTCAAAAGCATATCGATTGGGGTAACTCAACTGTAAAAATCAACGAGGAACCATGA
- a CDS encoding type II toxin-antitoxin system Phd/YefM family antitoxin: MKVMTATELARNLRRVLDTLQNGTEEIVVMRNNQPVAKLVPGAPTMTALEALSDLYRTLPDDEGEKWLKDARRGSRVLRKEMRNPWR; the protein is encoded by the coding sequence ATGAAAGTAATGACCGCAACCGAACTTGCACGCAATCTCAGACGCGTGTTGGATACGCTTCAAAACGGCACCGAAGAAATCGTAGTCATGCGGAATAATCAGCCCGTTGCGAAGCTGGTTCCGGGTGCTCCGACTATGACGGCTCTCGAAGCCTTATCGGACCTGTATCGCACTTTGCCTGACGACGAAGGAGAGAAATGGTTAAAGGATGCACGGCGAGGAAGCCGCGTTTTGCGCAAAGAGATGAGGAATCCATGGCGATGA
- a CDS encoding PIN domain-containing protein, translating into MAMILDTSIWISVESGRLAPADVADRTGDEAVYLAPPVIAELEYGLHRAKNAAQRNRRAAALARIKRKSCLLIDKDTAEIFGRLASDLDATRKPSTHRTHDVWLAALALQYDMAVVTQNERDFSDIPGLRLIVLPRS; encoded by the coding sequence ATGGCGATGATTCTGGATACATCGATCTGGATCAGTGTAGAAAGCGGAAGACTTGCTCCCGCAGATGTTGCTGATCGCACGGGAGATGAGGCTGTCTATCTAGCTCCACCCGTGATTGCAGAACTTGAATATGGGCTTCATCGCGCCAAGAACGCTGCCCAACGCAATAGACGTGCCGCGGCCCTGGCCCGCATCAAGCGGAAATCGTGTCTGCTGATCGATAAAGATACAGCCGAAATTTTTGGCAGATTGGCCTCTGATCTTGATGCAACGCGTAAGCCGTCGACTCATCGTACCCATGATGTCTGGCTAGCGGCTCTTGCCTTGCAATACGATATGGCAGTAGTTACTCAAAATGAACGTGACTTCTCAGACATCCCCGGTTTGAGATTGATTGTCCTGCCCCGCAGCTGA
- a CDS encoding phosphotyrosine protein phosphatase: protein MPDLKVLFVCNANKLRSPTAERIFRERPGLEVKSAGVDEDATVTVNRETLEWADLIFVMEKRQRNVIHKKFKDIYEKKPIVCLYIPDVYDLMQPELIELLMKRVLPHLNQ from the coding sequence ATGCCGGACCTGAAAGTGCTTTTTGTTTGCAACGCGAACAAACTGCGAAGTCCTACGGCTGAGAGAATATTTCGGGAGCGGCCGGGACTCGAAGTAAAATCTGCGGGTGTGGATGAAGACGCAACAGTGACTGTGAATCGAGAAACTCTGGAGTGGGCCGATTTAATTTTCGTAATGGAAAAAAGGCAGCGGAACGTGATTCATAAGAAGTTCAAAGACATCTACGAAAAGAAGCCGATCGTCTGTCTTTACATTCCGGACGTCTATGATTTGATGCAACCGGAACTGATCGAGCTGCTGATGAAAAGGGTTCTGCCGCACCTGAATCAATGA